The Deinococcus sp. KSM4-11 sequence TCGAGGACGCTCAGGGGGGTCGCGCCGCCGCGTGACACCTGGTCGGTGATCGCGGCCAGTTCCGGCGGCACGCGCCCGCCGCGTTCCTGGGCCAGCGCGGCGATCCGGCTGCCCGCACCCTTGCGGATGCTGGTGTCCGCGAAGTCCAGGCCGCTCATGCGGGTCTGCGCGGTGAACTCCACGAACTCGGCCCCCTGCGGCAGCGGGGCGTCCACGCCGCGCTCGCGGGCCAGGGCGACGATGCTCTTGCCCTCCGGTGTAGGGTCGGACAGACTGGACAGCAGGGCCGCGCGCATCAGGTCGTCCGGCGTGACGCCGGGCAGTGGATGGAAGTCGGTCGCCAGCCGGTTCCCGATGGTGATGGTGCCGGTCTTGTCGAGCAGCAACACATCCACGTCGCCCGCGACCTCGACGGCCTTGCCGCTCTTGGCGATCACGTTCGCCTGAAGCGCCCGGTCCATGCCCGCGATGCCGATGGCCGGCAGCAGGCCGCCGATGGTCGTGGGAATCAGGCACACCAGCAGCGCGACCAGCGTGACCGGCGCGGCGGGGGCTCCGGCGTAGAGCGTGAAGGGGTACAGCGTGACCACGGCCAGCAGGAACACCAGCGTCAGGCCGCTCAGCAGGATGCCCAGCGCGATCTCGTTCGGGGTCTTCTGGCGGCTGGCCCCCTCGACCAGGGCGATCATGCGGTCGAGGAAACTCTCGCCCGCGCCGCTGGTCACGCGGATCACGATGCGGTCGCTCAGAACGCGGGTGCCGCCGGTCACGCCGCTGTGGTCGGTGCCGGCCTCGCGGATCACGGGGGCGCTCTCGCCGGTGATGGCGCTCTCGTCCACGCTGGCCAGCCCCTCCACGATCTCGCCGTCGGCGGCGATCAGGTCGCCGGCCTCCGCGACGATCAGGTCACCCCGGACCAGCTGCGTGCCGGGCACGACCTCCTCCTGGCCGTTCACGATCCGGCGGGCCTTCACGTCCTCGCGGGCGGACCGCAGGGACGCGGCCTGCGCCTTGCCGCGCGCCTCGGCCAGCCCCTCGGCAAAATTGGCGAACAGAACAGTCAGCGCCAGCAGCAGCGTGATGGCCAGCCCGTAGCCCCATGGCCGGCCCTGGAGGAGGCTCTGCCCGGTGAGGATCAGCGTGAGCACGGTGCCGACATAGACCACGAACATCACGGGGTTGCGGGCCTGGTCGCGCGGCGAGAGTTTGCGGAGGCTGGCCAGGGCCGCGCCGCGCAGCAGCACCGGCGCGAAGATGCCCTGCGGTTTCGGGGCGGTGGCGGGTGTGAAGGTCATGGGAGGGATCCGGACAGGCTGGGGGTAGTCATGGCTGGTCGCATGCTCGGCCGCGCGCCGCGCCGCGCCCATCGGCCAGGTGGCGTCCGGGACTGGCCAGGTGGCCACTGGTCGCCGCGGAATCGGGCGGTACGCTGAGGAGCGATGACCGAGCTGTGGCGCGCCCTCTTTCCATCCCTGCGTCTCCCGCTGGGCGAGGGCACCGTCTGGACGGTCGCCCTGACCCTGCTGCTGCTGGTGCTGGCCACCGATCTGCTCACTCCGTCGTCCGTGGTGGTGGGCACACTGCTGAGCGCGTCGGTGGCATTCGCGCTGCTGGGCGCCTCGGGGCGCGCGACATGGCCGCTGACGGGCCTGGGCGTGCTGGCGAACCTCGTGGCGGGCGTGCAGAACGGCCTGCGGGACGGCTGGGACAGCACGGATCTGCTGAACCGCGCGGTGAGCATCCTGACCGTGCTGCTGGTGGGCGTCCTGACGTGGCGGGCCAGACGGGCCAGCGAGCGCGCCGCGCAACTGCGCGAGGACGAATGGCAGCTGACCCGGGAACGCACCCTGCGGCAGCTCGCGCAGGACATGGGCGGCCCGCTGGGACAGGCGG is a genomic window containing:
- the kdpB gene encoding potassium-transporting ATPase subunit KdpB, which codes for MTFTPATAPKPQGIFAPVLLRGAALASLRKLSPRDQARNPVMFVVYVGTVLTLILTGQSLLQGRPWGYGLAITLLLALTVLFANFAEGLAEARGKAQAASLRSAREDVKARRIVNGQEEVVPGTQLVRGDLIVAEAGDLIAADGEIVEGLASVDESAITGESAPVIREAGTDHSGVTGGTRVLSDRIVIRVTSGAGESFLDRMIALVEGASRQKTPNEIALGILLSGLTLVFLLAVVTLYPFTLYAGAPAAPVTLVALLVCLIPTTIGGLLPAIGIAGMDRALQANVIAKSGKAVEVAGDVDVLLLDKTGTITIGNRLATDFHPLPGVTPDDLMRAALLSSLSDPTPEGKSIVALARERGVDAPLPQGAEFVEFTAQTRMSGLDFADTSIRKGAGSRIAALAQERGGRVPPELAAITDQVSRGGATPLSVLENGRLLGVVALSDIIKPGIRERFAQLRRMGLRTVMITGDNPLTAEAIAREAGVDSFLAEATPEDKMAMIREEQQGGKLVAMMGDGTNDAPALAQADVGLAMNSGTQAAKEAGNMVDLDSDPTKLLEVVEIGKGLLITRGALTTFSIANDVAKYFAILPALFVTAYPALGVLNVMRLHSPTSAVLSAVVFNALIIPALIPLALRGVPYRPMGAASLLGRNLLVYGLGGLILPFIAIKVIDLLIAPLLG